A DNA window from Impatiens glandulifera chromosome 7, dImpGla2.1, whole genome shotgun sequence contains the following coding sequences:
- the LOC124945743 gene encoding 17.3 kDa class II heat shock protein-like → MDMRIMNFDSPAFFQALQNLVDGGACEKGSAPTQDYVRDAKAMASTPADVKEYPNSYVFIIDMPGLKSGDIKVEVMEDNVLIISGERKREEEEEKDGSKYVRMERRVGKFMRKFALPENADIEAIAAVCQDGVLTVTVKKLPPPEPKKPKIIQVKIA, encoded by the coding sequence atggacATGAGGATTATGAACTTCGATTCCCCTGCTTTCTTCCAAGCACTCCAAAACCTCGTCGATGGCGGCGCATGTGAGAAGGGCTCAGCCCCAACGCAGGATTACGTTCGCGACGCCAAGGCTATGGCATCTACCCCGGCCGATGTGAAAGAGTATCCGAACTCGTACGTATTCATAATCGACATGCCTGGTCTGAAATCCGGCGACATTAAGGTGGAGGTAATGGAGGATAATGTTTTGATCATCAGCGGTGAAAGGAAGagagaggaggaggaggaaaagGATGGTTCAAAGTATGTGAGAATGGAGAGAAGGGTTGGGAAATTCATGAGGAAATTTGCCTTGCCGGAAAATGCAGATATAGAAGCAATCGCGGCTGTCTGTCAGGATGGGGTTTTAACTGTTACGGTTAAGAAACTGCCGCCGCCGGAGCCCAAGAAACCTAAAATCATTCAGGTTAAGATTGCTTGA